Proteins encoded in a region of the Thunnus maccoyii chromosome 4, fThuMac1.1, whole genome shotgun sequence genome:
- the tsr2 gene encoding pre-rRNA-processing protein TSR2 homolog has translation MAASAASRELFTDGVRAVLHSWPVLQIAVDNGFGGVYGQQKADWLVDVVQQYFHDNADLQQYEVEDYISQLMDQEFDTVVDDGSLPQVSKNLMQMFCQWKQGALQQLSQTVQSLTQKTTQRAKVTAPPTESDEESDDETQMECEASSPSVSRTEPPPPPSQDEEDGWTVVRKKK, from the exons atggcggcctccgcGGCTTCACGTGAGCTGTTCACGGACGGAGTGAGAGCGGTTCTTCACAGCTGGCCGGTCCTGCAG atcgCGGTGGATAATGGGTTTGGGGGCGTGTACGGGCAGCAGaaagctgattggctggtggATGTGGTCCAGCAGTATTTCCATGACAACG cTGACCTGCAGCAGTATGAGGTCGAGGACTATATCTCTCAACTGATGGATCAGGAGTTTGATACAGTGGTGGATGATGGAAGTTTACCTCag gtgtccAAGAATCTGATGCAGATGTTCTGTCAGTGGAAGCAGGGGGCGCTGCAGCAGCTCTCACAAACTGTCCAATCACTAACACAGAAGACGACTCAGAGGGCAAAGGTCACAGCCCCGCCCACCGAGTCTGACGAGGAGAGTGACGACGAAACACAG atggaGTGTGAAGCCTCCAGTCCATCAGTCAGCAGGACagagcctcctcctcctccttctcaggATGAAGAGGACGGATGGACGGTGGTCCGTAAGAAGAAGTGA